The Clostridium aceticum genomic interval TTAATTACTTCACCCTTATTAACGATGGGTCTTTGATTAATGCAAGTCCCTTGGTTTGATCTTTTGAATTTTAGAAGCTTATATCTGTCCTTCTTTCCGTCCTCTGTCTTGATGATGATCTCATTAGCGGAAACCTTATCAACAACACCGCTGCTTCTAGATACAACAACAACTCCAGAGTCTTTAGCTGCTTTATACTCCATGCCAGTACCAATGATGGGCGCATTGGTGATCAACAACGGAACAGCTTGACGTTGCATGTTAGATCCCATCAAAGCACGGTTAGCATCGTCATTCTCTAAGAAAGGAATCATAGCAGTCGCCACTGAAACTACTTGTTTTGGCGATACATCCATATAGTCCACTTCGTTGTATGGTACAACATCGATGCCTCCAAATCGCGTTCTTACTGTTACTCTTTTATTTGCAAAGCGTCCTTCTTCGTCTAAAGGCTCATTGGCCTGTGCAACAATAAATAGATCCTCTTCGTCTGCTGTAAGATATTCTATCTCACTGGTAACTACCATTCTTTTGCGATCTACTTTCCTGTAAGGGGATTCAATAAATCCATACTCATTTACCCTAGCATATGTACTTAAAGAGTTAATTAAGCCGATGTTTGGTCCCTCAGGGGTTTCTATCGGGCACATTCTACCATAATGAGAATGATGAACGTCTCTTACCTCAAAACCTGCTCTTTCTCTTGAAAGACCTCCTGGACCAAGAGCTGAGAGTCTTCTCTTATGGGTTAGTTCTGCTAATGGGTTAGTTTGATCCATAAATTGAGATAACTGTGAACTTCCAAAGAATTCTTTAATAGAAGCAGCCACAGGACGGATATTGATCAATGCTTGAGGCGTAACTAGTTCTACATCTTGAATCGTCATTCTTTCCTTAACAACTCTCTCCATTCTAGATAAACCAATTCTAAATTGATTCTGAAGTAATTCACCTACTGAACGTAGTCTTCTATTTCCCAAATGGTCAATGTCATCAATATTTCCTATATCATGAGCTAAGTTAAATATATAGTTTATAGATGCAATAATATCTGACACAATAACATGCTTAGGTATTAACTCCCTTTTTTTATCTTTTATTGCCTCTTTGATTTCTTCTTCTGTTTGGAAAGTATCTAATATTTCTTTTAATAATGGGTAATATACCTTCTCTTTAATTTTTAGATCATCTATATTAAAGGCAACGTGGGTTCTTATATCAACAAAGTGGTTACCCAACACTTTTACAGCTTTATGTTCTTCAGAATATACTGACACAACATTAATTCCTGCATTTTGTATGGCCACGGATGTATCACGATCGATTTTCTGTCCTTCTTCTACCATGATTTCTCCCGTAATAGGATTCATGATATTTTCTGCTGCTTTTTTGTTCAAAATTCTATTAGCTAAAGATAGCTTTTTATTTAGCTTGTATCTACCCACCTTCGCCAAGTCGTAGCGTTTTGGATCAAAGAACAAAGAATTCAACAAAGATGTAGCACTTTCTACGGTAGGCGGTTCACCAGGTCTTAATTTTTTATAAATTTCTAATAGTCCTTCATCCGTATTCTTTGTATTATCTTTTTCCAATGTAGCCAGAAGACGTTCATCTTCTCCTAATAGATCTTTAATTTGCTGATCATTTCCATAACCTAGAGCTCTTAAAAGCACTGTGACCGGCTGTTTACGGGTACGATCTATTCTTACTGAAACAACATCGTTTGAATCTGTTTCATATTCTAGCCATGCTCCTCTATTGGGAATAACAGTAGAAGAAAAAAGCGGCTTCCCTGTTTTGTCAAATTCCCTGCTATAATACACCCCAGGAGATCGGACTAGCTGACTAACAATAACCCTTTCAGCACCATTAATGATAAATGTCCCTGTATCTGTCATGATAGGGAAATCTCCCATAAAGACTTCTTGCTCCTTTACTTCCCCTGTTTCTTTATTGATTAATCTTACTTTTACCTTCAAAGGGGCGGCATAGGTAACATCTCGTTCTTTTGATTCCTCTACGTCATACTTAATATTTTCGTCTAAGGAATAGTCTACGAACTCTAAAATTAAATTGCCAGTGTAATCTTCTATGGGGGAAATATCATTGAACACTTCTTTAAGTCCTTCATCTAAAAACCATTGGTAGGACTCTTTTTGAAGTTCGATGAGGTTAGGCATGTCGACGACTTCGTCAATTTGTGAATAGCTCATTCTAACTTTCTTACCAACTTCGACAGGATGTGGCATATTAATATTCACTCCTCGTAATAAAGTAAAAACAACATAGACATAACTTTTTTGGATAAGACATAACTTTATTTTAAAAAGTCAAAAATGCATAGATTCCGTTTTTGACTTTTTTTAACATTTCACTATATAATACTATTGACATTCATTTGTGTTTTTATACAATATTTACAATTAAATACAGTACTGCAATATATAATTTTATCATAGTGTCTTTAAATTTGTCAATATTAATTATTCTTTTTCTTTTAGTGTGAAAGTTATCCTCTAGCGTCTTTATGAAATTTAGAGGATACTCAGCTAAAACTTAAAAAGCAATTCATCTTAGTTAAGGTTGAAATTAAAATTAAGGCTATAGCTTAGTTTTAATTTCAACCTTAAGCTGTTCTTTATATTATCTTACCTGGAAAACAAAAGACTTTTTCTAGTCATCAAAAATAGATAAAAAGGTACTTCGATCAACGAAGTCCCTTTTTATCATTTATAACACTGAATCAAACTACTTAACTTCTATTACTGCACCCGCTTCTTCTAACTTAGCCTTCATTGCTTCAGCCTCGTCTTTAGCTATACCTTCTTTAAGCGGCTTTGGAGCATTGTCTACTAATTCTTTAGCTTCTTTTAATCCTAATCCAGTGATCTCTCTTACTATTTTGATTACACCGATCTTAGATGCACCCGCACTAGCTAAAATTACATCAAATTCTGTTTTTTCTTCTTCAGCTGCTGCACCTGCTACTGCACCACCTACTACTACTGGAGCAGCTGCAGATACACCAAATTTCTCTTCTGCTGCTTTTACTAATTCATTTAACTCTAATACTTTCATATTTTCAATCGCTTCTAAGATTTGTTCGATTGTCATTATAAGCACCTCCGAAATTTTTTTATTTAATATTTTTGTATTTACTATAATTTACGCTTGTCCTTCAGCTTCTTTTTTATCTGCAATAGCTTGAAGAAGGTAAGCAAGGTTAGAAACTGGAGCTTTTAAGCTACCAAGAAGTTTAGCAATAAGCACTTCTCTTGCTGGTACATCAGCAAGTGCCTTTAACTTGTCTTCATTATAGAAAGCTCCTTCAACAATACCTACTCTTAACTCTAAGTTTTTGTGGGTTTTTGCAAATTCACTGGCTATTTTAGCCGGAGCTATAGGATCATCATAACTAAAGGCTACAGCATTTGGTCCTACTAATTCCTTCACTAATTCTTCCATACCAGCGTTCTCAGCAGCTCTTCTCATCATAGTATTTTTATATACTTTGTACTCTACTCCTGCTTCTCTGAACTTTCTTCTTAGTTCTGTAACTTCTTCTACTTTTAAACCTCTATAATCAACTACAACTGCTGCAGTAGAGTTTTGAAATTTCTCAGTAATTTCCGCTACAATTTCTTTTTTCATTTCAACAGCCTTTGACATCTGAATGTCCACCTCCTTTACATTTATGGGCACTGTCTTCTCCTGATAAAAACAAAGACCCCTTAGGTCCATAGACTAAAGAGGTCTTTTGTTTTTAAAAGCTTTATATAACATGCAACTTTTGCATATCGCTTCATTTATACAAAACCTCGGTAGGATATTAAGCAATGCACCTACTGTCTACGGCAAAATATTCATTTTTAACAGCGTATATAATTCTATCAGTACACTAAGTTTATGTCAAGTATTTTATTGAAATTTATTCAACAGCTTTACTAGGGCTTACTTTAATGCTTGGACCCATTGTGCTGGTTAATGCAATACTTCTTAAATATTGCCCTTTTGCAGCAGAAGGCTTCGCCTTCACAATAGCCCCTAAAATTGCCTTAAGGTTTTCAGATAGTTGACTATCTTCAAAAGAAACCTTTCCAATTGGTACGTGAATAATATTGGTCTTATCTAATCTATATTCAACTTTACCAGCTTTAATTTCTTTAACTGCTTTTTCTAAATCAAAAGTAACCGTTCCAGATTTGGGGTTTGGCATTAATCCCTTAGGCCCTAACACCCTACCTAATCTACCTACTACCCCCATCATATCAGGTGTAGCAACAACTACATCAAAATCAAACCAATTCTCACCTTGTATTTTTGCTACTAGATCATCAGCTCCAACATAATCAGCTCCAGCTTTTTCTGCTTCTGTAGCTTTTTCACCTTTAGCAAACACAAGTACTTTTACTTCTTTACCTGTTCCATGAGGTAGTACAACAGCACCTCTTACTTGTTGGTCTGCATGTCTTGAATCTACCCCTAGTTTTACATGAAGCTCTACAGTTTCGTCAAACTTAGCTGTTGCTGTTTTCTTCACTGTTTCAACAGCTTCTTTTAAATCATATAGTTTAGTTTTATCAACAAGCTTCATAGCTTCTTGATACTTTTTACCTCTTTTTGGCATTTTGCAACCTCCTTGTGGTATTATCGGTTTTATTCGTGAGAACCTCCCACATTATATCTCATTCGCCCAACAATTTTAAGCCTCTACTTCTATACCCATACTTCTAGCTGTCCCTGCTATCATATTCATTGCAGCTTCAACAGTATTAGCATTTAAATCAGGCATTTTAAGCTCAGCTATTTCTCTTAATTTATCTTTAGAGATCTTCGCTACTTTCTTTTTATTAGGCTCACCCGATGCCGTTTCAATTCCTACTGCTTTTTTAATTAAAACTGCAGCTGGTGGCGTTTTTGTAATAAAAGTAAAGGATCTATCTTGATAAACAGAAATAACTACTGGAATAATTAATCCAGCCTGCTCAGCAGTCTTAGCATTGAACTCCTTACAGAATCCCATGATGTTCACACCATGCTGTCCTAATGCAGGTCCAACTGGTGGCGCTGGTGTAGCTTTGCCCGCAGGAATTTGTAGCTTGATTTGTCCCACAACTTTTTTTGCCATATTTTCCACCTCCTCACCATTGTCGATCTAACACTTGAATTGTATTGAATTTTTGTTTCTACAGCGATTCCACCTGTGAAAATTCTAACTCTACAGGGGTTTCTCTACCAAACATGGATATGAGTACTTTAAACGTTTCTTTTTCCAAGTTAACATGCTCAATTGTTCCTATGAAACTTTCAAAAGGACCTGAAATGACTCTTACCGTATCGCCAACCTTCATATCAATTTCTTGACGTACTTCCTCCACACCCATTGACCTTACTTCTGCATCTGTTAATGGTATAGGTTTAGAACTAGGCCCAACAAATCCAGTAACACCACGGGTGTTCCTCACTATATACCAGGTTTCATCCGTCATAATCATTTTAATTAGCACATAACCTGGGAATAGTTTGGTTTCTTTTATTTTCTTTTTACCATTTTTTATTTCTACTTTTTCTTCTGTAGGTACCTTAATTTCTAATATAAAGTCCTCCATACCTCTGTTGGCAACCATTTTCTCAATATTTACTTTTACTTTGTTTTCATAGCCTGAATAAGTATGCACTACATACCATTTTATATCTTGGGACATATATAAGGAGCATCTATCGCCTAATAGCTTAGACATAGATTACTCTCCCCTCCTTTTAACTTAATAAGTATTATCTAATAATGAAATTTAATCCAAAACCAAAAAACGTGTCTAATGCCCATAGTAGAATTGTTGCCAATAAACAGGAAGCTATAACAACACCTGTGTTATTTTTTAGCTCTTCTCTAGTAGGCCAATTCACTTTTCTAAGCTCGGACTTAACACCTTTTAAGTATTTCCCAAGGTTCCCGGCCTTTGTATTTGTATTTGCTTGAGTAGTCATTTCGACTTCACTTCCTTTTGCCAAGTTTGTTATTTTGTTTCTTTGTGAGCTGTATGGCTTTTACAAAACTTGCAGTACTTTTTCATTTCCATACGATCGGGATTGTTTTTTTTGTTCTTTGTTGTGTTGTAGTTTCTTTGTTTACATTCTGTACATGCTAATGTGATTTTTACACGCACCGGTTACACCTCCTATAAAGCACAACCCTCAAAGGATTCCATTAATTTATGAGTATATGGCATAGATGTCTTCCATTATACAGTTGTCACCTAATAAAATCTATCATACTTTTATTTTTATGTCAACGAAAAAATAGTATTTTATCTGACAAATCTAAATGAAAGATTTTGTTTATTTTCATTATGCCCACTTCTATAATGTTTTTGCATTTTATATGCAAAGATTATATGAAAAACAAAGGACTAGGCTAACCCAGCCCTTCAGTTTAACCTCGTCAAATATTCTCGTCAAATATTACTCAATAATAGAAGCAACTACACCAGCGCCTACAGTTCTTCCACCTTCACGGATCGCAAATCTTAAACCTTCTTCTGTAGCGATTGGGCTAATTAATTCGATTTCCATTGTAATGTTGTCTCCTGGCATTACCATTTCTGTTCCTTCTGGTAACTTGATGCTTCCTGTTACGTCTGTTGTTCTGAAATAAAACTGTGGTCTGTATCCATCAAAGAATGGTGTATGTCTTCCACCTTCTTCTTTTTTCAATACATATACCTCTGCTTTAAACTTTGTATGAGGCTTAATTGTACCAGGCTTTGCTAATACTTGTCCTCTTTCGATTTCTGTTCTTTGGATACCTCTTAGTAATACCCCTACGTTGTCTCCTGCTTCTGCTTGGTCTAGTAATTTTCTAAACATTTCTACCCCTGTTACGATTAACTTTCTTGATTCTTCTGCTAATCCTACTAACTCTATTTCGTCTTGTACTTTTACTACGCCTCTTTCTACTCTTCCTGTTGCAACTGTTCCTCTACCTGTAATAGAGAATACGTCCTCTACTGGCATTAGGAATGGCTTGTCGATATCTCTTTCTGGTTGTGGGATGTATTCGTCGATGATTTCAAACATCTCTACAATCTTTGTTCCCCAATCACTGTCTGGATCATTTAATGCTTGTAAAGCTGATCCTTTGATTACTGGTGTGTCATCTCCTGGGAACTCATACTCGTTTAATAGGTCTCTGATTTCCATTTCTACTAACTCTAATAATTCTTCGTCATCTACCATATCACACTTGTTCATGAATACTACGATGTATGGTACACCTACTTGTCTTGATAGTAGGATATGCTCTCTTGTTTGTGGCATTGGACCATCCGCTGCTGATACTACTAAGATCGCTCCGTCCATTTGTGCTGCTCCTGTGATCATGTTCTTTACATAGTCAGCATGGCCTGGGCAGTCTACGTGTGCGTAGTGTCTGTTGTTTGTTTCGTACTCAACGTGTGCTGTTGAAATTGTGATTCCTCTTTCTCTTTCTTCTGGTGCTTTATCGATTTGGTCAAAGGCTACTGCTGAACCTGTTCCTAATCTTTTGTTTAATGTCATTGTAATCGCTGCTGTTAATGTTGTTTTACCATGGTCAACGTGTCCTATTGTTCCTATGTTTACATGGGGTTTATTTCTTTCATATTTTGCTTTTGCCATTTTTTACTCCTCCTCGTTTTTAAATATCCCAGTAGCATGTACACTATCCCTAGTGTTTCTACTGAACTTCGTAAAGATATTTTCTCTGATTTATGTTATTTTCCTGTATTATTTCTACAAAAACTATCCGCTAATCATTTTACTATTTGACGCTCTCCTTGTCAACAAGATTATATATGTTTAAAAAAATTTCAACTTAAGTGTATCTTATTTCCAAGTATCTTTCCAACTTTCTTTTTACTCTCTGCAATGCATTATCAATAGATTTTACATGTCGTTTCAAGTCATACGCAATTTCTTGATAAGATCTACCCTGCAAATATAACATCAATACCTTACATTCTAAATCACTTAGTATTTCTCCTATTTTACTCTCTATGTGTACTAATTCTTCTTTGCAAATCATCAGTTCCTCTGGATCTGTGATCTTATGCCCAGAAATCACATCTAACAACGTCCTATCAGATTCTTCATCATAGATAGGTTTGTTTAAAGAAACATAAGAATTTAGTGGAATATGCTTTTGCCTAGTAGCAGTCTTGATGGCAGTAATAATTTGCCTTGTAATACAAAGCTCTGCAAATGCCTTAAAAGATGAAAGCTTGTCCGGTTTATAATCTCTAATAGCCTTATACAAGCCTATCATCCCTTCCTGTATAATATCTTCCCGATCTGCTCCTATTAGAAAATAAGATCTTGCCTTAGAGCGCACAAAGTTTTTATATTTTTTTATCAGCAACTCTACAGCTTGTCTTTCTCCGTTTTTCGCAGCTTCTACAATCGTTTCATCTAGCAAATCGTTTTCTTCTATAAATTCTTCTCTTTTTGCTACCACAACGCCCACACACATCGCCCCCACACCATTTTGTAAAAACGTCAAAAACTTTGCTACCATTATAACCTACCATATTATGTTAAGTCAAGAAGTTTCATGACCTTCGTCTGAATTTTTCAAGCTTTTCTAAAATTAATGGATCAATACGATTAGATAGAGAATCCTTTTCTTGTTTTAAAACCTCTGTTTTTCTCTGAATATTTTGTTTTATTGTACCATAATCTATAATTAGTTCTCTAACAGAGGTCCTGGTGGCGCCTCCCCCCAGTACGACTTGTTGCTCTGCCCAATCATTGGTTACCACCGCAGCACGATGCCTTTTAGACAACTGCACAATAAACTTTTCAATATAGCTATCAGCAGTTTCCTTTTCTTTTGTAAAAACTACTTTTATACCTTTTATGGCATCATTCTTTTCCATCGTTCCTTTGACCATATGGGCATCAAATACAACAATAATATTGATCCCTTTATAACTTTGGTATTCAGCCATTCTTTCAACCAATTCTATCCTTGCTTCTTCTAAACTTTCTTCTGCTAAAGCTTTTAGTTCAGACCATGCATTAATCACATTATATCCGTCTATTATTAAATACTCCTTCAAAGCTCTTCCTCCATCCTCATGGAACGCTGCTATTTATCACCATAGTTCTTTCTCTGTCTAAGGACTTCATACATCAGGGTGGCAGCTGCTACTGAGGCATTTAATGAGGCTACCTTTCCAACCATTGGTATCGTAACTAAAAAATCGCATTTTTCTCTAATAAGCCTAGATATACCTTTTCCTTCGCTTCCAATAACCAGAGCTATAGCACCGGTAAAGTCTGCTTCAAAATGGTTGCTTTTTCCTCCTAAGTCAGCACCTGCTACCCAGAGACCCTCTGATTTTAGCTTATCTATTGTCTGAGCTATATTAGATACCTTAACCACAGGCACATATTCTATAGCCCCCGCAGAGGTTTTTGCTACGGTAGCAGTCAGACCTACAGAACGTCTCTTAGGTATGATGATACCATGAGCCCCCACCGCATCCGCAGTTCTCATAATAGAACCTAGATTATGAGGATCTGTAATCTCATCTAACAATAAAACAAATGGCTTTTCACCTCTTGTTTTCGCTATTTCCAATATGTCTTCTAACTCGCTATACTTATAAGCTGCTACCATGGCTATGACACCTTGATGATTGTCAGATTCAGACAACTCATTTAGCTTTTGTCTTTCAACATATTGAATAAAAACACCTTGTTCCTTAGCCATTGCTATTATCTTTTGGATAGAACCCTCTTTAGCACCCTTAGCCACTAATATTTTATCAATCTCCCTATGAGATTTTAAAGCCTCCATGACAGGATTTCTTCCTTCTATTTGATTATTTGCCACTTTCTTAATCACCTCTTGTGCTTATCCTAATTTTCCCTTGGAATCCCCTACTAAACACAGGGGATTCTTCAGTTTCCTAAATAAATTATTCTTCCACTATATCCTGTTAAACTGCTCTCTAATCTCCTTAGCCCGTCCACAGGTCATGTCTCCTTCTGGACAAACATCATGTACGCAAGCAGGGCCTGCATATCTAAAGATATTAGGTGCCACTGTCTTAACTAGTTTTAACATTTCAGTAGCTAAGTCCCTAATTTCTTCTTGTGCACGACTACAACAGCGTTTTTTGAAAAAATGTAGTAATATTCTAGCATTCATTGTAACAATAATTTTTGTTTCACAAGCGTTTGGTAAAACTGCCCTTGCATTTTCTATAGCCAACTTTTCTAAGGCGCTATAATCCCTTTTAAAGTGTTTTTTACAGTGTTGGATAATTTCTTGATTCCCTACCTCTATTGTTTGTTTTTTTTCCTTATAAAATCCCTTTATTTTTTCAGCCAATAGTTCTTCAGTGATTTTATCATAGGCTTCTTGTGCATTTTCCATAGCCTTTATAAAGGTTTTTTGTGCTTCTTCATTGTTGCTTATATCTTTAGGAATCACGTACTCAAAACTACCTTCTGAAACATATCTCTGGGACTTCTGACTGTAACTAGCCAATCTATGTCGAACCAATTGATGAGTTAAACTTCGGGAAACACCCTCTATCCCGAAGGTAAATACAGCGTGTTCTAGAGGAGATTCGTGTTCCATTTCCGCCAACATCGTCACAAATCTACCTATCTTTTCTTCCGTTAAACCCTCTTCTAATTCTTCAATCCCTCCCGGGTAATAGCAAAGCTTGCCCCCTTTTGCCACAACAGCATCAGGATTTGGCGTATACGCCAATAGTTTTAGTTTTAATGTTGCTTTCATTTTTGCATGCCCCCTTGTACATAAATATCTTTTACTGGTATTACTCCGAGGATATAGGCCCTTACTTTGGCACTATATCCCCCTTCTAAAACCTCAGTAATCCAAGCTTCATCTCTTTTATACATAATTTTAGTATTGTCTTCTTCATTTTCTTTGAAAACATAGATTACCTTGTAATTAAGCAGGCTCCCCCGCTCCAGCAAACTTATATTTTGTGATGGAGCCACCTGTAAAGCAAAGAGTCGGTACTTCTCTCTATCTCCCTCTAGTCCCCTTACAGGATCAAAAAACAAAGACTTAACTATCAAAAAAACTAGCAAAAGGATGGTTACTATCAGCATTGCTTGTCCTCGCTTATCCATAGCTCCTCCTTTTTCCTAGTTGCTATTGATAATATCTACTGACTTTTTCATAATTTCCATCAAACGATCTGTTTTGCCTGTATAAAATAGATAACCCAGCAAAGTTTCAAATCCCGTTGCATACTTATAGTCTATAAGATCAGCATTCTTTGGAGGAGAAGCCGACTTTTGATTTCTTCCTTTTTTTACAACTCCCCATTCTTCTTGGGTTAGTTCTTTTTCTAGTTCATGGATAATTTCTGCCTGTGCCTTCGCCTTTACATATCGTATAGCATTTTTGTGGAGTTCCTTTACCGAAACATTTCCTGTTAAAATAAGATAATTGCGGATAAAGGCCTCAAATACAGCATCTCCCATATAGGCTAAGGTTAATGGTGCCATCATTTTTACTTCCTTCTCTGTTTTTACTTCCCCACCATTAACCATGTTTTCTAGTAGTTCCTTTACCATAATAACTCTCCTATTACTATCATAAAATAATCTGTTGCATTTAGCAAACCTTTAGTC includes:
- the rpoB gene encoding DNA-directed RNA polymerase subunit beta, giving the protein MPHPVEVGKKVRMSYSQIDEVVDMPNLIELQKESYQWFLDEGLKEVFNDISPIEDYTGNLILEFVDYSLDENIKYDVEESKERDVTYAAPLKVKVRLINKETGEVKEQEVFMGDFPIMTDTGTFIINGAERVIVSQLVRSPGVYYSREFDKTGKPLFSSTVIPNRGAWLEYETDSNDVVSVRIDRTRKQPVTVLLRALGYGNDQQIKDLLGEDERLLATLEKDNTKNTDEGLLEIYKKLRPGEPPTVESATSLLNSLFFDPKRYDLAKVGRYKLNKKLSLANRILNKKAAENIMNPITGEIMVEEGQKIDRDTSVAIQNAGINVVSVYSEEHKAVKVLGNHFVDIRTHVAFNIDDLKIKEKVYYPLLKEILDTFQTEEEIKEAIKDKKRELIPKHVIVSDIIASINYIFNLAHDIGNIDDIDHLGNRRLRSVGELLQNQFRIGLSRMERVVKERMTIQDVELVTPQALINIRPVAASIKEFFGSSQLSQFMDQTNPLAELTHKRRLSALGPGGLSRERAGFEVRDVHHSHYGRMCPIETPEGPNIGLINSLSTYARVNEYGFIESPYRKVDRKRMVVTSEIEYLTADEEDLFIVAQANEPLDEEGRFANKRVTVRTRFGGIDVVPYNEVDYMDVSPKQVVSVATAMIPFLENDDANRALMGSNMQRQAVPLLITNAPIIGTGMEYKAAKDSGVVVVSRSSGVVDKVSANEIIIKTEDGKKDRYKLLKFKRSNQGTCINQRPIVNKGEVIKAGDVIADGPSTDQGEIALGRNCLIGFMTWEGYNYEDAILINEKLVEEDALTSIHIEEYEADARDTKLGPEEITRDIPNVGEDALKDLDERGIIRIGAEVQSGDILVGKVTPKGETELTAEERLLRAIFGEKAREVRDTSLKVPHGESGIIVDIKVFTRENGDELPPGVNELVRVYIAKKRKINVGDKMAGRHGNKGVISRVLPQEDMPFLADGTPLEIVLNPLGVPSRMNIGQVLEIHLGLAAKALGWKVATPVFDGANEEDIMDALEEAGYPRSGKLTLYDGRTGESFDNPVTVGYMYMLKLHHLVDDKIHARSTGPYSLVTQQPLGGKAQFGGQRFGEMEVWALEAYGAAYTLQEILTVKSDDVVGRVKTYECIVKGENIPEPGVPESFKVLIKELQSLCLNVKVLMEGEQEVEIKESIEDDVADLNMEHGDFPYAPEDEADQNEINDDDEEQEEQEEQEEEIEIDEDYIIEDEELKKSGYKDEFLEDFDGYDDDYED
- the rplL gene encoding 50S ribosomal protein L7/L12, translated to MTIEQILEAIENMKVLELNELVKAAEEKFGVSAAAPVVVGGAVAGAAAEEEKTEFDVILASAGASKIGVIKIVREITGLGLKEAKELVDNAPKPLKEGIAKDEAEAMKAKLEEAGAVIEVK
- the rplJ gene encoding 50S ribosomal protein L10, which encodes MSKAVEMKKEIVAEITEKFQNSTAAVVVDYRGLKVEEVTELRRKFREAGVEYKVYKNTMMRRAAENAGMEELVKELVGPNAVAFSYDDPIAPAKIASEFAKTHKNLELRVGIVEGAFYNEDKLKALADVPAREVLIAKLLGSLKAPVSNLAYLLQAIADKKEAEGQA
- the rplA gene encoding 50S ribosomal protein L1, whose translation is MPKRGKKYQEAMKLVDKTKLYDLKEAVETVKKTATAKFDETVELHVKLGVDSRHADQQVRGAVVLPHGTGKEVKVLVFAKGEKATEAEKAGADYVGADDLVAKIQGENWFDFDVVVATPDMMGVVGRLGRVLGPKGLMPNPKSGTVTFDLEKAVKEIKAGKVEYRLDKTNIIHVPIGKVSFEDSQLSENLKAILGAIVKAKPSAAKGQYLRSIALTSTMGPSIKVSPSKAVE
- the rplK gene encoding 50S ribosomal protein L11, encoding MAKKVVGQIKLQIPAGKATPAPPVGPALGQHGVNIMGFCKEFNAKTAEQAGLIIPVVISVYQDRSFTFITKTPPAAVLIKKAVGIETASGEPNKKKVAKISKDKLREIAELKMPDLNANTVEAAMNMIAGTARSMGIEVEA
- the nusG gene encoding transcription termination/antitermination protein NusG is translated as MSQDIKWYVVHTYSGYENKVKVNIEKMVANRGMEDFILEIKVPTEEKVEIKNGKKKIKETKLFPGYVLIKMIMTDETWYIVRNTRGVTGFVGPSSKPIPLTDAEVRSMGVEEVRQEIDMKVGDTVRVISGPFESFIGTIEHVNLEKETFKVLISMFGRETPVELEFSQVESL
- the secE gene encoding preprotein translocase subunit SecE, which gives rise to MTTQANTNTKAGNLGKYLKGVKSELRKVNWPTREELKNNTGVVIASCLLATILLWALDTFFGFGLNFIIR
- the rpmG gene encoding 50S ribosomal protein L33; protein product: MRVKITLACTECKQRNYNTTKNKKNNPDRMEMKKYCKFCKSHTAHKETK
- the tuf gene encoding elongation factor Tu, whose product is MAKAKYERNKPHVNIGTIGHVDHGKTTLTAAITMTLNKRLGTGSAVAFDQIDKAPEERERGITISTAHVEYETNNRHYAHVDCPGHADYVKNMITGAAQMDGAILVVSAADGPMPQTREHILLSRQVGVPYIVVFMNKCDMVDDEELLELVEMEIRDLLNEYEFPGDDTPVIKGSALQALNDPDSDWGTKIVEMFEIIDEYIPQPERDIDKPFLMPVEDVFSITGRGTVATGRVERGVVKVQDEIELVGLAEESRKLIVTGVEMFRKLLDQAEAGDNVGVLLRGIQRTEIERGQVLAKPGTIKPHTKFKAEVYVLKKEEGGRHTPFFDGYRPQFYFRTTDVTGSIKLPEGTEMVMPGDNITMEIELISPIATEEGLRFAIREGGRTVGAGVVASIIE
- the sigH gene encoding RNA polymerase sporulation sigma factor SigH codes for the protein MCVGVVVAKREEFIEENDLLDETIVEAAKNGERQAVELLIKKYKNFVRSKARSYFLIGADREDIIQEGMIGLYKAIRDYKPDKLSSFKAFAELCITRQIITAIKTATRQKHIPLNSYVSLNKPIYDEESDRTLLDVISGHKITDPEELMICKEELVHIESKIGEILSDLECKVLMLYLQGRSYQEIAYDLKRHVKSIDNALQRVKRKLERYLEIRYT
- a CDS encoding NYN domain-containing protein, whose amino-acid sequence is MKEYLIIDGYNVINAWSELKALAEESLEEARIELVERMAEYQSYKGINIIVVFDAHMVKGTMEKNDAIKGIKVVFTKEKETADSYIEKFIVQLSKRHRAAVVTNDWAEQQVVLGGGATRTSVRELIIDYGTIKQNIQRKTEVLKQEKDSLSNRIDPLILEKLEKFRRRS
- the rlmB gene encoding 23S rRNA (guanosine(2251)-2'-O)-methyltransferase RlmB, yielding MKKVANNQIEGRNPVMEALKSHREIDKILVAKGAKEGSIQKIIAMAKEQGVFIQYVERQKLNELSESDNHQGVIAMVAAYKYSELEDILEIAKTRGEKPFVLLLDEITDPHNLGSIMRTADAVGAHGIIIPKRRSVGLTATVAKTSAGAIEYVPVVKVSNIAQTIDKLKSEGLWVAGADLGGKSNHFEADFTGAIALVIGSEGKGISRLIREKCDFLVTIPMVGKVASLNASVAAATLMYEVLRQRKNYGDK